The following proteins come from a genomic window of Trifolium pratense cultivar HEN17-A07 linkage group LG4, ARS_RC_1.1, whole genome shotgun sequence:
- the LOC123921204 gene encoding rRNA-processing protein UTP23 homolog isoform X2, which yields MKVKKQKRHRKSLTFYTACFGFHKPYRVLCDGTFVHHLVANRITPADTALANILSSPVKLYTTSCVLAELKRLGKSYSEALEAAKNLIIARCEHDKCVRADSCITEVVGENNSEHFFVASQDADLRKKLEEVPGVPLIFGLRNALFLESPSAFQKEYVKTSEEGRLHMTNKEYQIFRERAMNRLAAGEADNSNTEIVENKDSEDPIASAQAIKRSITSRNKIGIKDRPQFKRKRAKGPNPLSCKKKKSREDQKETKGDNTAKRSRKRKRSRKGQMSAEASS from the exons ATGAAGGTTAAGAAGCAAAAAAGGCATAGGAAGAGTTTAACGTTTTACACTGCATGTTTTGGTTTCCATAAGCCTTACAGAGTTCTTTGTGATGGAACATTTGTTCATCACCTTGTTGCCAATCGTATAACTCCGGCTGACACGGCTCTTGCCAATATTCTTAGTTCTCCTGTCAAGCTTTACACAACAAG CTGTGTTTTAGCCGAGTTGAAACGGCTTGGTAAATCCTATTCTGAGGCTCTTGAGGCAGCTAAGAATCTTATAATTGCAAG ATGTGAGCATGATAAATGTGTGAGGGCCGATTCCTGCATCACTGAGGTTGTCGGAGAAAATAATTCTGAGCACTTCTTTGTTGCTAGTCAGGACGCTGACCTGCGGAAGAAGTTGGAAGAG GTACCTGGCGTGCCTCTCATATTTGGTCTCAGAAATGCTCTTTTCCTCGAATCTCCATCTGCATTTCAGAAGGAATATGTCAAAACTTCTGAAGAAGGACGATTGCATATGACCAATAAAGAATACCAGATATTTAGGGAGAGGGCAATGAATAGATTAGCTGCTGGGGAAGCCGACAATTCCAATACTGAAATAGTTGAAAACAAGGACTCAGAAGATCCTATTGCAAGTGCACAGGCAATAAAAAGAAGTATTACTTCAAGGAATAAGATTGGAATCAAGGATAGACCCCAGTTCAAGAGAAAAAGAGCAAag GGTCCAAATCCACTTTCttgcaagaagaaaaaaagccGTGAAGACCAAA AGGAAACGAAAGGAGACAACACAGCGAAGAGAAGCAGAAAAAGGAAGAGGTCACGTAAAGGTCAAATGTCAGCTGAAGCAAGCAGTTAA
- the LOC123921204 gene encoding rRNA-processing protein UTP23 homolog isoform X1, whose amino-acid sequence MKVKKQKRHRKSLTFYTACFGFHKPYRVLCDGTFVHHLVANRITPADTALANILSSPVKLYTTSCVLAELKRLGKSYSEALEAAKNLIIARCEHDKCVRADSCITEVVGENNSEHFFVASQDADLRKKLEEVPGVPLIFGLRNALFLESPSAFQKEYVKTSEEGRLHMTNKEYQIFRERAMNRLAAGEADNSNTEIVENKDSEDPIASAQAIKRSITSRNKIGIKDRPQFKRKRAKGPNPLSCKKKKSREDQNSSKETKGDNTAKRSRKRKRSRKGQMSAEASS is encoded by the exons ATGAAGGTTAAGAAGCAAAAAAGGCATAGGAAGAGTTTAACGTTTTACACTGCATGTTTTGGTTTCCATAAGCCTTACAGAGTTCTTTGTGATGGAACATTTGTTCATCACCTTGTTGCCAATCGTATAACTCCGGCTGACACGGCTCTTGCCAATATTCTTAGTTCTCCTGTCAAGCTTTACACAACAAG CTGTGTTTTAGCCGAGTTGAAACGGCTTGGTAAATCCTATTCTGAGGCTCTTGAGGCAGCTAAGAATCTTATAATTGCAAG ATGTGAGCATGATAAATGTGTGAGGGCCGATTCCTGCATCACTGAGGTTGTCGGAGAAAATAATTCTGAGCACTTCTTTGTTGCTAGTCAGGACGCTGACCTGCGGAAGAAGTTGGAAGAG GTACCTGGCGTGCCTCTCATATTTGGTCTCAGAAATGCTCTTTTCCTCGAATCTCCATCTGCATTTCAGAAGGAATATGTCAAAACTTCTGAAGAAGGACGATTGCATATGACCAATAAAGAATACCAGATATTTAGGGAGAGGGCAATGAATAGATTAGCTGCTGGGGAAGCCGACAATTCCAATACTGAAATAGTTGAAAACAAGGACTCAGAAGATCCTATTGCAAGTGCACAGGCAATAAAAAGAAGTATTACTTCAAGGAATAAGATTGGAATCAAGGATAGACCCCAGTTCAAGAGAAAAAGAGCAAag GGTCCAAATCCACTTTCttgcaagaagaaaaaaagccGTGAAGACCAAAACAGTTCAAAG GAAACGAAAGGAGACAACACAGCGAAGAGAAGCAGAAAAAGGAAGAGGTCACGTAAAGGTCAAATGTCAGCTGAAGCAAGCAGTTAA